In a single window of the Saccharothrix australiensis genome:
- a CDS encoding MFS transporter produces MTTSLARNRNYTLLWGGQALAEVGFSASLIAFPLLVLAITGSPAASGLVLAVDATAQLLAGLPAGALVDRWDRRRIMLACEAAQALALGSLVLALLGDAASVPHMVAVAAVLGVCRALFEPAEDACLPRLVPDAQLATAVAMNAARSSLGQMSGTALGGALFAVARWAPFLLDLVTHCLAFVALLFLRVPPREPVAVAERHLLREIGDGLRWVWRRREIRVTALCAVVLNLFFTAFYLVVIVLAEARGVSSAAIGVMAAMLGVGGVVGALIAPWLHRVLGPYVSIAAVFWVLTLLTPVAYFVSDGFVMGGLFALMTLLAPTANTTISTHQLLLTPDAMRGRLSGVVSVVLGAAGALGPALGGLLTEFLSADRAVLVCAVGIALVTAFVTISPTLRRYSAEQEGVPNEV; encoded by the coding sequence GTGACCACCTCGTTGGCGCGCAACCGGAACTACACGCTGCTGTGGGGCGGGCAGGCGCTGGCCGAGGTCGGGTTCTCGGCCTCGCTGATCGCGTTCCCGCTGCTGGTGCTGGCGATCACGGGGTCGCCCGCGGCGTCCGGCCTGGTCCTCGCGGTCGACGCCACCGCGCAACTGCTGGCGGGCCTGCCCGCCGGCGCGCTGGTCGACCGGTGGGACCGCAGGCGGATCATGCTGGCGTGCGAGGCGGCGCAGGCGCTGGCGCTGGGCTCGCTGGTGCTCGCGCTGCTCGGCGACGCGGCGTCGGTGCCGCACATGGTCGCCGTGGCCGCGGTCCTGGGCGTGTGCCGGGCGTTGTTCGAGCCGGCCGAGGACGCCTGCCTGCCCCGGCTCGTGCCGGACGCGCAGCTCGCGACCGCCGTGGCGATGAACGCGGCGCGGTCGTCGTTGGGCCAGATGTCGGGCACCGCGCTGGGCGGCGCGCTGTTCGCGGTGGCGCGCTGGGCGCCGTTCCTGCTCGACCTGGTGACGCACTGCCTCGCGTTCGTGGCGCTGCTGTTCCTGCGCGTGCCGCCGCGCGAACCGGTCGCGGTCGCCGAGCGGCACCTCCTGCGGGAGATCGGCGACGGCCTGCGCTGGGTGTGGCGGCGGCGCGAGATCCGCGTGACGGCGCTGTGCGCGGTGGTGCTGAACCTGTTCTTCACCGCGTTCTACCTCGTGGTCATCGTACTGGCGGAGGCGCGCGGTGTGTCGTCCGCCGCGATCGGCGTGATGGCCGCGATGCTCGGCGTCGGTGGCGTGGTGGGCGCGCTGATCGCGCCGTGGCTGCACCGCGTGCTCGGGCCGTACGTGTCGATCGCGGCCGTGTTCTGGGTGTTGACGCTGTTGACGCCCGTGGCCTACTTCGTGTCCGACGGGTTCGTGATGGGCGGGTTGTTCGCGCTCATGACGTTGTTGGCCCCCACCGCGAACACGACGATCTCCACCCACCAGCTGCTGCTCACGCCGGACGCGATGCGCGGGCGGCTCAGCGGCGTGGTGTCGGTGGTGCTGGGGGCGGCGGGTGCGCTCGGGCCCGCGTTGGGCGGCCTGCTCACCGAGTTCCTCTCCGCCGACCGCGCCGTGCTGGTGTGCGCGGTCGGCATCGCCCTGGTTACCGCGTTCGTGACGATCAGCCCGACGTTGCGGCGCTATTCCGCTGAACAGGAAGGTGTTCCGAATGAGGTCTGA
- a CDS encoding MbtH family protein, with product MRSDIAYQVLVNDEGQYSLWPAHQPVPAGWVADGKTGTVDECSAHVDSVWTDMRPKSLRDAMSD from the coding sequence ATGAGGTCTGACATCGCCTACCAGGTGCTGGTCAACGACGAGGGCCAGTACTCGCTGTGGCCCGCGCACCAGCCCGTGCCGGCGGGGTGGGTCGCCGACGGCAAGACCGGCACCGTGGACGAGTGCTCCGCCCACGTCGACTCGGTGTGGACCGACATGCGGCCGAAGTCGTTGCGGGACGCCATGTCCGACTGA
- a CDS encoding Gfo/Idh/MocA family protein, which translates to MTDLELRWGVLGATARISGSVAPAIHRTPGNAVTAVAARPGRLAASARFAEPFGATAHDGFDALLADDGVDAVYIALPNSEHVPWTLRALAAGKHVLCEKPLALSEEDVARIGRAAGDRTVMEAYMYRCHPQQRRVAELLASGVIGDLRVVRAAFAGRTTAADGTRYDPALGGGATWDVGCYAFDVALWAFGRPPERVRARFHAEGGAAVDTSAVAVLDFGGGRAALLDYGFDYGPRSRYELQGVDGSIAVDNAWALGREDGVITVVTGRGVRREVVPAADPYEHQAAEFHRAVRTGDTPLVSLADSARTARVGRALVESARTDADVVLRDA; encoded by the coding sequence GTGACCGACCTGGAACTGCGCTGGGGCGTGCTGGGCGCGACGGCCCGCATCAGCGGCAGCGTCGCGCCGGCGATCCACCGCACGCCCGGCAACGCGGTCACGGCGGTCGCCGCGCGGCCCGGCAGGCTCGCCGCGTCGGCCCGGTTCGCCGAGCCGTTCGGCGCGACCGCGCACGACGGTTTCGACGCCCTGCTGGCGGACGACGGGGTCGACGCCGTCTACATCGCGCTGCCGAACTCGGAGCACGTGCCGTGGACGCTGCGGGCGCTGGCGGCGGGGAAGCACGTGCTGTGCGAGAAGCCGTTGGCGTTGTCCGAAGAGGACGTCGCGCGGATCGGGCGGGCGGCCGGCGACCGCACGGTCATGGAGGCGTACATGTACCGCTGCCACCCGCAGCAGCGGCGCGTGGCGGAGCTGCTGGCCTCGGGCGTGATCGGCGACCTCCGCGTGGTGCGGGCCGCGTTCGCGGGGCGGACGACCGCGGCGGACGGCACCCGGTACGACCCCGCGCTGGGCGGCGGCGCGACCTGGGACGTCGGCTGCTACGCGTTCGACGTGGCGCTGTGGGCGTTCGGCCGGCCGCCGGAGCGGGTCCGCGCCCGGTTCCACGCCGAGGGCGGCGCGGCGGTCGACACGAGCGCCGTGGCCGTGCTGGACTTCGGCGGCGGTCGCGCGGCCCTGCTCGACTACGGGTTCGACTACGGTCCCCGGTCGCGCTACGAGCTCCAGGGCGTCGACGGCTCGATCGCGGTCGACAACGCCTGGGCGCTGGGCCGCGAGGACGGCGTGATCACCGTCGTGACCGGGCGGGGCGTCCGGCGGGAGGTGGTGCCGGCCGCCGACCCGTACGAGCACCAGGCCGCCGAGTTCCACCGGGCCGTGCGCACGGGCGACACCCCGCTGGTGTCCCTGGCCGACTCGGCGCGCACCGCCCGCGTGGGGCGGGCGTTGGTCGAGTCGGCCCGGACGGACGCCGACGTCGTCCTGCGCGACGCCTGA
- a CDS encoding DEAD/DEAH box helicase produces MTADAPDDDRTSFADLGLRPELLRALSGLGYEEPTPIQREAIPPLAAGRDLLGQAATGTGKTAAFALPVLERMGEGGRAERAPFALVLVPTRELAVQVSEAVHRYGRELGARVLPIYGGQPIGRQLRVLEQGVDVVVATPGRAVDHLNRGTLNLDQLQVVVLDEADEMLDMGFAEDLDAILAEAPAERQTVLFSATMPPRIDRLARRHLTDPARITIGREQTEPGEAPRVRQSAYVVPRAHKPAALGRVLDVEAPTAAIVFCRTRDEVDQLTETLNGRGYRAESLHGGISQEQRDRVMGRLRNGTADLLVATDVAARGLDVEQLTHVVNYNVPSAPESYVHRIGRVGRAGREGVAITLAEPREHGMLKTIERVTKQRIQVEKVPTIADLRARRLELTRAALHESLLEDDLEGFRVVVETLADEFDVMEVALAAVKLAHEASGAAADEEEIPEVVPRGDRRGGEPRRERKPRRPTAGMTRLFVGAGRSAGIRPQDLVGAIAGEARLPGREIGAIEIADRFSLVEVPDGSAQQVITALRGATIKGRKVTVRRERDDPR; encoded by the coding sequence ATGACCGCCGATGCTCCCGACGACGACAGGACCAGCTTCGCAGACCTCGGGCTGCGCCCCGAACTGCTGCGGGCGCTCTCCGGACTCGGCTACGAAGAGCCCACCCCCATCCAGCGGGAGGCCATCCCGCCGCTGGCCGCCGGCCGGGACCTGCTCGGGCAGGCCGCCACCGGCACCGGCAAGACGGCGGCGTTCGCGCTGCCCGTGCTGGAGCGGATGGGCGAGGGGGGCCGGGCCGAGCGCGCGCCGTTCGCCCTGGTGCTGGTGCCCACGCGGGAACTGGCCGTGCAGGTGTCGGAGGCCGTGCACCGGTACGGGCGGGAACTCGGCGCGCGGGTGCTGCCGATCTACGGCGGTCAGCCCATCGGGCGACAGCTGCGGGTGCTGGAGCAGGGCGTGGACGTCGTCGTCGCCACGCCCGGCCGCGCGGTCGACCACCTCAACCGGGGCACCCTGAACCTGGACCAGCTCCAGGTCGTCGTGCTGGACGAGGCCGACGAGATGCTCGACATGGGCTTCGCGGAGGACCTGGACGCCATCCTCGCGGAAGCGCCGGCCGAGCGGCAGACCGTGCTGTTCTCCGCCACCATGCCGCCGCGCATCGACCGGCTGGCCCGCCGGCACCTCACCGACCCGGCGCGGATCACCATCGGCCGCGAGCAGACCGAGCCCGGCGAGGCGCCGCGCGTGCGGCAGAGCGCCTACGTCGTGCCCCGCGCGCACAAGCCCGCCGCGCTGGGCCGGGTGCTCGACGTGGAGGCGCCGACCGCCGCCATCGTGTTCTGCCGCACCCGCGACGAGGTGGACCAGCTCACCGAGACGCTGAACGGGCGCGGCTACCGCGCGGAGTCGCTGCACGGCGGCATCAGCCAGGAGCAGCGCGACCGGGTCATGGGCCGGTTGCGCAACGGCACCGCCGACCTGCTGGTGGCCACCGACGTGGCGGCCCGCGGCCTGGACGTGGAGCAGCTCACGCACGTCGTCAACTACAACGTGCCGTCCGCGCCGGAGTCCTACGTGCACCGCATCGGGCGGGTCGGGCGCGCGGGCCGCGAGGGCGTGGCCATCACGCTGGCCGAGCCCCGCGAGCACGGGATGCTCAAGACCATCGAGCGGGTCACCAAGCAGCGCATCCAGGTGGAGAAGGTGCCCACCATCGCGGACCTGCGGGCCCGCCGGCTCGAGCTGACCCGCGCGGCGCTGCACGAGAGCCTGCTGGAGGACGACCTGGAGGGCTTCCGGGTCGTCGTCGAGACGCTGGCCGACGAGTTCGACGTGATGGAGGTCGCGCTGGCGGCGGTGAAGCTCGCCCACGAGGCGAGCGGTGCGGCGGCCGACGAGGAGGAGATCCCCGAGGTCGTGCCGCGCGGCGACCGCCGCGGCGGCGAGCCGCGCCGGGAGCGCAAGCCCCGCCGGCCGACGGCGGGCATGACGCGGCTGTTCGTCGGCGCGGGCCGCAGCGCGGGCATCCGCCCGCAGGACCTGGTCGGCGCGATCGCGGGCGAGGCGCGGCTGCCCGGCCGGGAGATCGGCGCGATCGAGATCGCCGACCGGTTCTCGCTGGTGGAGGTGCCGGACGGGTCGGCGCAACAGGTGATCACGGCGCTGCGCGGCGCGACCATCAAGGGCCGCAAGGTGACCGTGCGCCGGGAGCGCGACGACCCGCGCTGA
- a CDS encoding carboxylesterase family protein, translating to MARRGRFRGRATAGGVDAFLGIRYAEPPFGPRRLHALTRVDHVGDCLDFGPVAPRSAELPGAPVWRPGDEDVLSLDVWAPSAADGLPVLLFLHGGAYAFGSSARPDYDGTALARAGLVVVTCNHRLGFEGFGHVGGRPRNRGLLDQLAALHWVRDEIAVFGGDPDRITVAGQSAGAGSALFLAAAAPGAVRRVIAHSVPNRCYTEGFARRVARWVDTTGPASAVASADAPARAQTSGPLAYDPVLFGPVADRLPALPDGVDALCCATPPTSTGCSSGSAR from the coding sequence ATGGCACGACGTGGGCGTTTCCGGGGCAGGGCCACGGCCGGCGGTGTCGACGCGTTCCTCGGCATCCGGTACGCGGAACCGCCGTTCGGCCCGCGCCGGCTCCACGCGCTGACGCGGGTCGACCACGTCGGCGACTGCCTCGACTTCGGACCGGTCGCGCCGCGGTCCGCCGAACTGCCCGGCGCGCCGGTCTGGCGACCGGGCGACGAGGACGTGCTGAGCCTCGACGTCTGGGCGCCGTCGGCGGCGGACGGCCTCCCGGTGCTGCTCTTCCTGCACGGCGGGGCGTACGCGTTCGGCTCGTCCGCCCGACCGGACTACGACGGCACGGCCCTGGCCCGCGCCGGGCTGGTCGTCGTCACCTGCAACCACCGGCTCGGGTTCGAGGGGTTCGGGCACGTCGGGGGACGGCCGCGCAACCGGGGGCTGCTCGACCAGCTCGCCGCGCTGCACTGGGTGCGCGACGAGATCGCCGTGTTCGGCGGCGACCCGGACCGGATCACCGTCGCGGGCCAGTCGGCGGGCGCGGGTTCGGCGCTGTTCCTCGCCGCCGCCGCGCCGGGCGCGGTGCGCCGGGTGATCGCCCACAGCGTCCCGAACCGCTGCTACACCGAGGGCTTCGCGCGCCGCGTCGCGCGGTGGGTCGACACCACCGGCCCCGCCTCGGCGGTCGCCTCGGCCGACGCGCCGGCCAGGGCGCAGACCAGCGGCCCGCTCGCCTACGACCCGGTGCTGTTCGGCCCGGTCGCGGACCGGCTGCCCGCCCTGCCGGACGGCGTCGACGCGCTCTGCTGTGCCACACCGCCGACGAGCACCGGCTGTTCGAGCGGGTCGGCGCGCTGA
- a CDS encoding pyridoxal phosphate-dependent decarboxylase family protein produces MGDPLISRDDAAEALGMVARAAGPYLDALPHLPVRDPAHEHLLEQLDGPLPEDGDGTITAVADLLRIGTKAATHSSGPRFFHFVVGGATPAAQAGDWITSLLDQAAGLWLTSPLAARAETVVLRWLKEMFGLPASYGGVLTPSATFANLTGLACARHWWAAEHGADVTADGLAGLPRMPVFSSGYVHASSRKALQLLGLGRDGVRTPTRDDAGRLDLDALDRELARSGPAVLIANAGEVNGGDFDPVAEMADLARRHGAWLHVDGAFGLFAALSPRTAHLVRGIERADSVAADGHKWLNVPYESGFAFVRDASVLGRAFGSWNAAYLPAPDEEFVNYNNLGPESSRRARALPIWATLRAYGRDGHRAMVERHRNLAVHLGRIVERSANLELLAPVTLFVVCFRYRPPGVPEAELDGLNRRLGEELVADGRVYAGTTVYRGVVALRPAIVNWRTTTEDVDLLASVVEEIGARLTGR; encoded by the coding sequence ATGGGTGACCCGTTGATCTCACGTGACGACGCCGCCGAGGCGCTGGGGATGGTGGCGCGGGCGGCCGGCCCGTACCTGGACGCGTTGCCGCACCTGCCGGTGCGGGACCCCGCGCACGAGCACCTGTTGGAGCAGCTCGACGGTCCGCTGCCGGAGGACGGCGACGGGACGATCACGGCCGTGGCCGACCTGCTGCGCATCGGGACCAAGGCCGCCACGCACTCGTCGGGGCCGAGGTTCTTCCACTTCGTCGTGGGCGGCGCGACGCCTGCCGCGCAGGCGGGCGACTGGATCACGTCGCTGCTGGACCAGGCCGCCGGCCTGTGGCTGACGTCACCGCTGGCGGCGCGCGCCGAGACGGTGGTGCTGCGGTGGCTCAAGGAGATGTTCGGGCTGCCGGCGTCCTACGGCGGCGTGCTGACGCCGAGCGCGACGTTCGCGAACCTCACCGGGCTGGCGTGCGCGCGGCACTGGTGGGCGGCGGAGCACGGCGCGGACGTGACGGCGGACGGCCTGGCCGGGCTGCCCCGGATGCCGGTGTTCTCCAGCGGCTACGTGCACGCCAGCAGCCGGAAGGCGTTGCAGCTGCTGGGGTTGGGGCGCGACGGCGTCCGCACGCCCACTCGGGACGACGCGGGCAGGCTCGACCTGGACGCGCTGGACCGCGAGCTGGCGCGGTCCGGGCCTGCGGTGCTGATCGCGAACGCGGGCGAGGTCAACGGCGGGGACTTCGACCCCGTGGCCGAGATGGCGGACCTGGCGCGGCGGCACGGCGCGTGGCTGCACGTCGACGGCGCGTTCGGGTTGTTCGCCGCGCTGTCGCCGCGCACGGCGCACCTGGTGCGCGGGATCGAGCGGGCCGACTCGGTGGCCGCCGACGGGCACAAGTGGCTGAACGTGCCGTACGAGAGCGGGTTCGCGTTCGTGCGGGACGCGTCGGTGCTGGGGCGGGCGTTCGGGTCGTGGAACGCCGCCTACCTGCCGGCGCCGGACGAGGAGTTCGTGAACTACAACAACCTCGGCCCGGAGTCCTCGCGGCGGGCGCGGGCGCTGCCGATCTGGGCGACGCTGCGCGCGTACGGCCGGGACGGTCACCGGGCGATGGTGGAGCGGCACCGGAACCTGGCCGTCCACCTGGGACGGATCGTCGAGCGGTCGGCGAACCTCGAACTGCTCGCGCCGGTGACCCTGTTCGTCGTCTGCTTCCGCTACCGGCCGCCGGGCGTGCCGGAGGCGGAGTTGGACGGGTTGAACCGGCGGCTGGGCGAGGAGCTGGTGGCCGACGGCCGGGTCTACGCGGGCACCACCGTGTACCGGGGCGTGGTGGCGCTGCGGCCCGCGATCGTGAACTGGCGCACCACGACCGAGGACGTCGACCTGCTGGCGTCGGTGGTGGAGGAGATCGGCGCGCGGCTGACGGGCCGGTAG
- a CDS encoding P1 family peptidase, protein MRNAVTDVTGVRVGHATRVGGGALTGTTAVLFPPGTLSTVDVRGGGPATRDTAALDPRYGGRVVAGVVLTGGSAYGLAAADGAALELGSPVPAAALFDLGRGGAFHAHPTPELGVEAVRAAGVAVGEGNVGAGTGALNAGLKGGIGTASAALGGGVVVGAIAALNAVGPSVDPATGLPMAAWTGWPGEFPEAGGDDLGAPPRPFRDPPAGPPATPLRDPSGKPFDGPAGDPFSAGGPFDGPGGGQFNTVIGVVVTNARVPRLFAVANAAHDGLALAVRPAHGMYDGDAVFAASTGTHEAPVEAVLDAATRVFARALVHGLLAAESVTTPRGHLTAYRDRYPRTAAHYRKPLAPPGD, encoded by the coding sequence GTGCGCAACGCCGTCACCGACGTGACCGGGGTGCGGGTGGGGCACGCGACCCGCGTCGGCGGCGGCGCGCTCACCGGCACCACCGCCGTGCTGTTCCCACCGGGCACGCTGTCCACTGTGGACGTTCGGGGCGGTGGCCCGGCGACCCGCGACACCGCCGCGCTCGACCCCCGCTACGGCGGGCGCGTGGTGGCGGGCGTGGTGCTGACCGGCGGCAGCGCGTACGGGCTGGCGGCGGCCGACGGCGCGGCGCTCGAACTGGGTTCGCCGGTGCCCGCCGCCGCCCTGTTCGACCTGGGGCGGGGAGGCGCGTTCCACGCCCACCCGACGCCGGAGCTGGGCGTCGAGGCGGTGCGGGCGGCCGGGGTGGCGGTGGGCGAGGGCAACGTCGGCGCGGGCACGGGCGCGCTCAACGCCGGGCTGAAGGGCGGCATCGGCACCGCGAGCGCCGCGCTGGGCGGCGGTGTGGTGGTCGGCGCGATCGCGGCGCTCAACGCCGTGGGGCCGTCGGTCGACCCGGCGACCGGGCTGCCGATGGCGGCGTGGACGGGGTGGCCGGGCGAGTTCCCGGAGGCGGGCGGCGACGACCTCGGCGCTCCTCCGCGACCGTTCCGGGACCCGCCGGCCGGCCCGCCGGCCACGCCGCTCCGCGACCCGTCCGGCAAGCCGTTCGACGGGCCCGCCGGTGATCCGTTCAGCGCCGGTGGCCCGTTCGACGGCCCCGGTGGCGGCCAGTTCAACACGGTGATCGGCGTGGTCGTGACCAACGCGCGGGTGCCGCGACTGTTCGCGGTGGCCAACGCCGCCCACGACGGGTTGGCGCTGGCCGTGCGGCCCGCGCACGGGATGTACGACGGCGACGCGGTGTTCGCGGCCTCCACCGGGACGCACGAGGCGCCCGTGGAGGCCGTGCTGGACGCCGCGACGCGGGTCTTCGCGCGGGCGCTGGTGCACGGGCTCCTGGCCGCCGAGTCCGTGACGACACCGCGGGGCCACCTCACGGCCTACCGCGACCGATACCCGCGCACCGCCGCCCACTACCGGAAACCACTCGCGCCACCCGGCGACTGA
- a CDS encoding tetratricopeptide repeat protein: MTAVRLSRSTDLTAAAWRALRGGAPDVTSDAEVGGRWARRCATTGRRHGERGEYDAALADFAGCAGWGDACRDRADVRPGTVRLSARRGGPEEARQAAPEARDALRAGGGRARLMEAIGVLGELSGDDHATAARYAAEDHAEGHDDAAEPVDRTRQAASELAECARHRAAGDLAAAVEAGVRAVELFRDGHDDRSELAALRELGACHRDLGDLAGARHCATVGVALAERLGSPVELARCHDDLGRVLTACGEHAAALEHYRHAVELLVAKGEWEQGAVLLPNLAVGAVRARDPEALWTTALCGGLICETAPRATWASVVPLVVDSMKRAIETGPRELTERGMTDFAHAVTAGQRDDMPFPVGVLADVVVVLLAWLMDRVDAAIVGFAKELDRTTGGVLDLSGYISVPVADRVRHGSRPRHP; this comes from the coding sequence ATGACCGCGGTGCGGTTGTCCCGGAGCACCGACCTGACCGCCGCCGCGTGGCGGGCGTTGCGCGGTGGCGCGCCGGATGTCACGTCCGACGCCGAGGTGGGTGGGCGCTGGGCGCGGCGCTGCGCGACCACCGGGCGGCGGCACGGGGAGCGCGGGGAATACGACGCCGCGCTCGCGGACTTCGCAGGGTGTGCGGGGTGGGGTGACGCGTGCCGGGACCGGGCGGACGTGCGGCCGGGGACGGTGCGGCTGTCGGCCCGCCGAGGCGGACCGGAGGAGGCGCGGCAGGCCGCGCCGGAGGCACGGGACGCGCTGCGGGCCGGTGGTGGCCGGGCGCGGCTGATGGAGGCGATCGGCGTGCTGGGTGAGCTGAGCGGTGACGACCACGCGACCGCGGCGCGGTACGCCGCGGAGGACCACGCGGAGGGCCATGACGACGCGGCCGAGCCGGTGGACCGGACCCGGCAGGCCGCGTCCGAGCTGGCCGAGTGCGCGCGGCACCGCGCGGCGGGCGACCTGGCCGCCGCCGTCGAGGCCGGTGTGCGTGCGGTGGAGCTGTTCCGGGACGGGCACGACGACCGGTCGGAGCTGGCGGCGCTGCGCGAACTCGGCGCGTGCCACCGGGACCTCGGCGACCTGGCGGGCGCGCGGCACTGCGCGACGGTCGGCGTGGCGCTGGCGGAGCGGCTCGGGTCGCCGGTGGAGCTGGCGCGCTGCCACGACGACCTGGGCCGCGTGCTCACCGCGTGCGGCGAGCACGCGGCGGCGCTGGAGCACTACCGGCACGCGGTCGAGCTGCTGGTCGCCAAGGGGGAGTGGGAGCAGGGCGCGGTGCTGCTGCCGAACCTCGCGGTGGGCGCGGTGCGGGCGCGCGACCCGGAGGCGCTGTGGACGACCGCGCTGTGCGGTGGGCTGATCTGCGAGACCGCTCCCCGCGCGACGTGGGCGTCCGTGGTGCCGCTGGTGGTCGACTCGATGAAGCGCGCCATCGAGACCGGGCCGCGCGAGCTGACCGAGCGCGGCATGACCGACTTCGCGCACGCCGTGACGGCCGGGCAGCGGGACGACATGCCGTTCCCGGTCGGGGTGCTGGCGGACGTCGTGGTGGTGTTGCTGGCCTGGCTGATGGACCGCGTGGACGCCGCGATCGTGGGGTTCGCCAAGGAGCTGGACCGCACCACCGGAGGCGTGCTGGACCTGTCGGGGTACATCTCGGTGCCGGTCGCCGACCGCGTCCGCCACGGCTCGCGGCCTCGGCACCCCTGA
- a CDS encoding GGDEF domain-containing protein: MYVLSVDLLAVVAVVASAAWPVPADAWTPFAVLAGCAALHLHCSRWIERIRRDHSHLPHVDLCSIWIVAGAIVLPPSLAVALVVSIYAHRWWVVGRWDASRPPHRNVFTTSMMVLAALAASAVAGVTGLRDRLGAHRPEGWLDLVGLVGAGTAQWLVNTALVGAVILLTVRPRSLKDAAGSPSDNLLEAGQLALGAFVALAVASWPGFAVPMVVAAVALHRTVLIHQLELAARTDAKTGLLNAEAWHLQARVELDRTRRQPPGATVGLFMVDVDHFKDINDTHGHQIGDAVLRRIAVALGGVVRRGDALGRFGGEEFAVLLPSVERAEALAIAERMRRQVHEVVADDGEGGTVGGLTVSIGIAVWPDVAEDTLEGLLAAADAALYEAKRQGRDQVRVAGGHRRNRWLPAARSEHPGT; the protein is encoded by the coding sequence GTGTACGTGCTGTCGGTGGACCTGCTGGCGGTGGTCGCGGTCGTCGCGTCCGCCGCGTGGCCGGTGCCCGCCGACGCGTGGACGCCGTTCGCCGTCCTGGCCGGGTGCGCCGCCCTGCACCTGCACTGCTCCCGCTGGATCGAGCGCATCCGCCGCGACCACAGCCACCTGCCGCACGTCGACCTGTGCAGCATCTGGATCGTGGCGGGCGCGATCGTCCTGCCGCCGTCGCTCGCGGTGGCGCTGGTGGTGTCGATCTACGCGCACCGGTGGTGGGTCGTGGGCCGCTGGGACGCGTCCCGACCACCGCACCGGAACGTGTTCACCACGTCGATGATGGTGCTGGCGGCACTGGCCGCGAGCGCCGTGGCGGGCGTCACGGGCCTGCGCGACCGCCTCGGCGCGCACCGCCCGGAGGGTTGGCTGGACCTGGTCGGCCTGGTCGGCGCGGGCACCGCCCAGTGGCTGGTGAACACCGCCCTGGTCGGCGCGGTCATCCTGCTCACCGTGCGGCCCCGCTCGCTGAAGGACGCGGCCGGCAGCCCCTCGGACAACCTGCTGGAGGCGGGCCAGCTCGCGCTCGGCGCGTTCGTGGCGCTCGCGGTCGCGTCGTGGCCGGGCTTCGCGGTGCCGATGGTCGTCGCCGCCGTCGCCCTGCACCGCACCGTGCTGATCCACCAGCTCGAACTGGCCGCCCGCACCGACGCCAAGACCGGGCTGCTCAACGCGGAGGCGTGGCACCTCCAGGCGAGGGTGGAACTCGACCGCACCCGGCGGCAGCCGCCCGGCGCGACCGTCGGCCTGTTCATGGTCGACGTCGACCACTTCAAGGACATCAACGACACGCACGGCCACCAGATCGGCGACGCGGTGCTGCGCCGCATCGCCGTCGCGCTGGGCGGGGTGGTGCGGCGGGGTGACGCGCTGGGCCGGTTCGGCGGCGAGGAGTTCGCGGTGCTGCTGCCGTCCGTCGAGCGGGCCGAGGCGCTGGCCATCGCCGAGCGGATGCGGCGGCAGGTGCACGAGGTGGTGGCCGACGACGGCGAGGGCGGCACGGTGGGCGGCCTGACCGTCAGCATCGGCATCGCCGTGTGGCCGGACGTGGCGGAGGACACCCTGGAGGGTCTGCTGGCCGCCGCGGACGCGGCCCTCTACGAGGCGAAGCGCCAGGGGCGTGACCAGGTGCGGGTGGCGGGCGGCCACCGCCGGAACCGCTGGTTGCCCGCCGCGCGCTCCGAGCACCCCGGCACCTAG